The following is a genomic window from Nitrospira sp..
ATCGGGCGGAGCAGACGCTGCGGGTGTTTCGCCAGCTCATGGATCAGAATGCCTACGGCGCGTCCGGGCTGTTGTGCGGGCTGGATTTGCTCTTATCTAAACCGAAGGAAGTGGTGATTGTCGGAGGGCGCGGCAACCCGCAGACGGAATCGCTTTTGGCGGCGTTGCATCAACGGTATGTGCCGAACAAGGTTCTCTTTGTCATCGATGAGGCGCGCCGGGGGAAAGAGGGCGAGCTGCCTCTGGCGGCGGGGAAGGTCAGCGTGAATGGGCAGCCGACGGCCTATGTGTGCCAGCAGTTCACCTGTTCGGCGCCGGTGACAGAGAGCGCTCAGTTGGAATCGCTTTTATAGAAAGGAGTGCCTGTGGCTGGCGGCGGATCGGGACAAGGCCTGTACGAGCACCTCTATAAGCGGTTTTTTGAAAACCGCAACGATCATCAGGGGTATGATTTTCAACATGCCCCGGGCGGCAGCGCGGCGCCTCCGTCCGTCAGGTTCGCGCACAAGCTTCGCTGGTGGACCTGGGATCGCTGGCAACGGCGAAAGCGGATCCTGGCGGAGAGAGATCGTTTGCAGCGGGACATCATCAATATGCGGCGGAATCCATTCTTGGGTTCGAAGCCAGAATCATAATAGAAGGAGCGGGAGATGCGTAGTACTAGGCGTCTGGTAGCTCAAAGTATTCGAGCCGTCTTCTCCATCGGTTTCTGGGCGGCGGTGTGTGTCGTTGTCGCGGCTGGACCGGCCTCAGCTATCCCTCGGGAGAGTCATGAGGAGAAGGAAGCGAATTTAAAGCAGCAGGCGACCGGCGGCCTGTTCCATAAATGGACGTTCGACAAGGATTCAATCAAAAGTATTCCAGGAGGTTTCGTTCCGCTTTCTTCTGGAGCCGGAGTCTCGGCGGTTTGGTCGATAGAAACCGATGAAACGGCCCCGTCCGCTCCGAACGTGGTGATGGGGACATCGGTGTGCGAGAACAGCACCTGCTTCCGACTGCTGATTGCGCAGGGGCTTGAATATGAGTATCCGGATCTCGCGATGCGCATGCGGTCGGCCGATGGAGTGGCCGGTGTGGGCGGACTGGTGTTTGCCTTGCGGGATGCGCAAAATTTTTATGCGGTGTTGGTCGATCTTGGAGCAAAGCGCGCGCAGGTCATTCGTGTGATTGAGGGCGTGGCCACGGTCCTAGGGCAGGCAGCCGTGACGCTAAAGCCCATCGATTGGCACAGTCTGCGGGTTCAGCGGAACACGATCGTCAGCAAAGACTTTATCGAAGCCTTTGTCGATGGAGTGCTGGTGTTGTCGATAGAAGATCAGATGCTCGGGACCGGCCAGGTCGGTATGGCGATGCAAGGTAAAACGTCGTTGTTTTTCGATACGTTGCACGCAGTCCCCCTGTTCTCGCATCGGCCGCTGTCTTCGCCGGCCGCCTATTGAACGGAATCTTGTCTATGGGTGTATTGATTCTCCGCTTGCCTTTTCTCGGTTTGCTGGAGTAGCATCGGCTTGCTTGAGTGCGAGAGGCCTGGCAGGCAAGCATGGAGAGTGACAAGGCCTGAATCGATGTTGTGATGGTTGTGCCCGGGAATTTGATCGGAAGCCAGAGCTAAGCCGCCGCTGTGTTGACGTCTTCGGCCCATTCCTTCCTTCCTCCGTTCTCGAGTTCACCACAACAGCATTTTCTCAAAGGAGGAACCCCATGGGTTCGAAGATTTACGTCGGTGGATTGCCCTATTCAACAACCGAGCAACAGCTGAGCGATTTGTTCGCTGTGCACGGAGCCGTGACGTCGTCACGTATCATCACGGACAAGTTCACGGGACAGTCCCGTGGATTCGGTTTCGTGGAGATGTCGGGGGATAGCGAAGCGCAGGCGGCGATTACCGCGTTGAACGGCACGCAGCTCGGCGGCCGGACATTGACTGTGAATGAAGCCCGTCCGCAGGAACCACGTTCCGGTGGCGGCGGCGGTGGGCGTGGCGGATTTGGTGGTGGCGGCGGCCGGTACTAAACCGGTTCCGACCTCCTTGGTCGACGAAAGGGCTGCCGGAATTTCCGGCAGCCCTTTTTTATTGCCGGTCCCGTGCCTGTCGTACCAAGGCGGTGCCTTTGGTAAGATGACCGTCGGAGGTTCTCGTGCCGCCATTCAAACTCGACGCTCCATTTCAACCCTGTGGCCATCAGCCGGACGCGATTGCCAAGCTGACGTCCGGCATTCGCGCCGGCAGGAAGCACCAGGCTCTTCTTGGAGTCACGGGATCGGGCAAGACTTTTACGATGGCGAACCTGATCGAGCAGGCCCAGAAGCCGACACTCGTGCTTGTGCATAACAAGACTCTGGCCGGGCAGTTGTACCAGGAGTTCAAACAGTTTTTCCCGCGGAATGCCGTCGAATATTTCATCAGCTACTACGATTACTATCAACCCGAAGCCTATCTGCCGCAGACGGATACCTACATTGCCAAGGATGCGTCGATCAACGATGCGATCGATCAGATGCGCCACTCGGCTACCCGGTCGCTGCTGGAACGGAACGATGTGATTATCGTGTCGTCGGTTTCCTGCATTTACGGTCTTGGCTCGCCGGAGGTCTACCATGGCATGCTGCTGTACCTTGAAGTGGGAATGGAGATGCGGCGCGAGAAGATTCTCGCGAAGCTCGTCGAGATCCAATATGCGCGGAACGATGTCGATTTTCACCGCGGGACCTTCCGTGCGCGCGGCGATGTCATCGAAATCTTTCCGGCTGCCAGCGATGCGGTCTCGGTCCGCATCGAGCTGTTCGGCGATGTGATCGATGCGATCCACGAGATCGATCCGTTGACCGGGAAATCGCTGGGCAAGTTGCCCAAAGTGCCGATCTATCCCAATACGCACTACTTGATTGCGCCGGACCGGTACGAGCGGGCGATCTCGGGGATTGAAGAAGAGCTGGATGAGCGGGTGCTCTATTTCAAGAAGCACAATCAGCTGGTTGAAGCTCAGCGTATCGCGCAACGGACGAAGTTCGATCTCGAAATGATCCGTGCCATGGGGTATTGCCACGGCATTGAAAACTATTCCCGTCACCTGAGCGGCCGGGCCTCTGGCGAAGCTCCCCCTACGCTCATTGACTATTTCCCTAAAGACTTTCTCATGATCATCGATGAGTCGCATGCGACGGTCTCGCAGGTGGGCGGGATGTACGCGGGCGACTATTCGCGGAAGCGGACGCTGGTGGACTATGGCTTTCGCTTGCCCTCCGCGGTCGATAACCGGCCGCTCAAGTTTGAGGAGTTTGAACAGATTCTCAATCAAGTGGTCTATGTGTCGGCGACGCTGGGGAACTACGAGCTTGAGCATGCGGCGGGAGCGGTGGTCGAGCAGATTATTCGTCCGACTGGGTTGATGGATCCTCGCATCGAGGTGCAGCCGGCGAAGGGGCAAGTGGATCACCTCTTAGGAGAAGTGAGAAAGGAAGTGGCCAAGGGCGGCCGCGTTCTAGTGACGACCCTCACAAAGCGAATGGCCGAAGATCTCAGCGAGTATTATCATGAGTTGGGGTTGAAGGTGCGGTACCTTCATTCCGATATCAAAACGCTTGAGCGGGCGGAGATCATTCGCGACTTGCGCCGGGGAGTATTCGATGTGCTGGTTGGGATCAATCTCCTGCGGGAAGGCTTGGATTTGCCGGAAGTGAGCCTGGTCGCGATTCTTGATGCTGATAAAGAGGGTTATCTGCGCTCCTACCGGTCACTCATTCAAACTGCGGGGCGTGCGG
Proteins encoded in this region:
- a CDS encoding hypothetical protein (Evidence 4 : Unknown function but conserved in other organisms; MaGe:77310184) → MRSTRRLVAQSIRAVFSIGFWAAVCVVVAAGPASAIPRESHEEKEANLKQQATGGLFHKWTFDKDSIKSIPGGFVPLSSGAGVSAVWSIETDETAPSAPNVVMGTSVCENSTCFRLLIAQGLEYEYPDLAMRMRSADGVAGVGGLVFALRDAQNFYAVLVDLGAKRAQVIRVIEGVATVLGQAAVTLKPIDWHSLRVQRNTIVSKDFIEAFVDGVLVLSIEDQMLGTGQVGMAMQGKTSLFFDTLHAVPLFSHRPLSSPAAY
- a CDS encoding Putative RNA-binding protein RbpA (Evidence 3 : Putative function from multiple computational evidences; MaGe:77310186); the protein is MGSKIYVGGLPYSTTEQQLSDLFAVHGAVTSSRIITDKFTGQSRGFGFVEMSGDSEAQAAITALNGTQLGGRTLTVNEARPQEPRSGGGGGGRGGFGGGGGRY
- a CDS encoding hypothetical protein (Evidence 4 : Unknown function but conserved in other organisms; MaGe:77310183), with protein sequence MAGGGSGQGLYEHLYKRFFENRNDHQGYDFQHAPGGSAAPPSVRFAHKLRWWTWDRWQRRKRILAERDRLQRDIINMRRNPFLGSKPES
- a CDS encoding hypothetical protein (Evidence 5 : Unknown function; MaGe:77310185), whose product is MGRRRQHSGGLALASDQIPGHNHHNIDSGLVTLHACLPGLSHSSKPMLLQQTEKRQAENQYTHRQDSVQ